The Microbacterium foliorum genome has a window encoding:
- the exaC gene encoding acetaldehyde dehydrogenase ExaC, protein MTIVEEDVTASPASTAYAAPGQPGAVASYRPRYGHYIGGEFVDPVKGQFFENVSPVNGKTFTEVGRGTVEDIDRAVDVAWKAFASWGKTSPAERSVTLNRIADRIEQHLEEIAVAETWENGKPVRETLAADIPLAVDHFRYFAGVLRAQEGGISQLDENTVAYHFHEPLGVVGQIIPWNFPILMAVWKLAPALAAGNCVVIKPAEQTPASLLFLFDIIGDLLPAGVVNIVNGFGIEAGAPLAQHKRIRKVAFTGETTTGRLIMQYASQNLIPVTLELGGKSPNVFFEDVARDTADPFYDKALEGFTMFALNQGEVCTCPSRALIQRSIYDGFLADGLERVKKVVQGNPLDPATMIGAQASNDQLEKILSYIDIGTKGGAKLLIGGDRVDLGGDLSEGFYVAPTVFEGTNDMRIFQEEIFGPVLSVTSFEDFDDGISIANDTLYGLGAGVWSRSGDTAYRAGRAIEAGRVWTNTYHQYPAHAAFGGYKQSGVGRENHKMMLDHYQQTKNLLVSYAEGPMGFF, encoded by the coding sequence ATGACCATCGTCGAAGAAGACGTCACCGCATCCCCGGCATCCACCGCGTATGCCGCCCCCGGCCAGCCCGGCGCCGTCGCCAGCTACCGTCCGCGCTACGGGCACTACATCGGCGGCGAGTTCGTCGACCCGGTCAAGGGACAGTTCTTCGAGAACGTGAGCCCGGTGAACGGCAAGACCTTCACGGAGGTGGGCCGAGGAACCGTCGAAGACATCGACCGCGCCGTGGACGTCGCCTGGAAGGCGTTCGCGAGCTGGGGCAAGACGAGCCCCGCCGAGCGCTCGGTGACCCTCAACCGGATCGCCGACCGCATCGAGCAGCACCTCGAGGAGATCGCGGTCGCCGAGACGTGGGAGAACGGCAAGCCGGTGCGGGAGACGCTGGCCGCCGACATCCCGCTCGCCGTCGACCACTTCCGCTACTTCGCCGGCGTCCTCCGTGCCCAGGAGGGCGGCATCAGCCAGCTCGACGAGAACACCGTGGCCTATCACTTCCATGAGCCGCTCGGCGTCGTGGGCCAGATCATCCCCTGGAACTTCCCCATCCTCATGGCCGTCTGGAAGCTCGCGCCGGCGCTCGCCGCAGGCAACTGCGTGGTCATCAAGCCGGCCGAGCAGACGCCGGCATCCCTGCTCTTCCTGTTCGACATCATCGGCGACCTGCTTCCGGCCGGCGTCGTGAACATCGTCAACGGCTTCGGGATCGAGGCGGGCGCGCCGCTCGCGCAGCACAAGCGCATCCGCAAGGTGGCCTTCACCGGAGAGACCACGACCGGGCGCCTCATCATGCAGTACGCCTCGCAGAACCTCATTCCGGTGACGCTGGAGCTCGGAGGCAAGAGCCCGAACGTCTTCTTCGAGGACGTCGCGCGCGACACCGCCGACCCGTTCTACGACAAGGCGCTCGAGGGCTTCACGATGTTCGCGCTGAACCAGGGCGAGGTGTGCACGTGTCCGTCCCGCGCTCTCATCCAGCGCTCGATCTACGACGGTTTCCTCGCCGACGGCCTCGAGCGGGTGAAGAAGGTCGTGCAGGGGAACCCGCTGGACCCTGCCACGATGATCGGAGCACAGGCCTCCAACGATCAGCTCGAGAAGATCCTCAGCTACATCGACATCGGGACCAAGGGCGGCGCGAAGCTGCTGATCGGCGGTGACCGCGTCGATCTCGGCGGCGACCTCAGCGAGGGATTCTATGTCGCACCGACCGTCTTCGAGGGCACGAATGACATGCGCATCTTCCAGGAGGAGATCTTCGGGCCCGTGCTCTCGGTCACCTCTTTCGAGGACTTCGACGACGGGATCTCGATCGCGAACGACACCCTCTACGGGCTGGGCGCCGGCGTGTGGAGCCGCAGCGGCGACACCGCATACCGCGCGGGGCGTGCGATCGAGGCCGGACGTGTCTGGACGAACACCTACCACCAGTACCCCGCGCACGCCGCCTTCGGCGGATACAAGCAGTCGGGCGTGGGGCGCGAGAACCACAAGATGATGCTCGACCACTACCAGCAGACCAAGAACCTCCTGGTCTCGTACGCAGAAGGCCCGATGGGCTTCTTCTGA
- a CDS encoding helix-turn-helix domain-containing protein encodes MAARWETSRGGPPETSRLLVERAHEELIAGNLDDQRLQQVRPLVRESWVRSWQGRVGPEGVPGIELETEELEAYRLAHPLASAMDMIRALLLPGHAEDTGVVIAVGDRAGRLLWIEGDRELRKLTEAMGFIAGANWAEDAVGTTAPGTALTLGQSVQIRGAEHYNRLVRPWSCSAAPVRDPETQRVLGVIDITGGDDVVSPQARMLVDATARAVESELMVARLRARADTPRPTTIASRAKPTRRATLHVLGRDKARLETETDLEESVIDLSARHAEILLMLAVHRQGLSAERLSELVYGPGASADTLRPEMVRLRKVLEKHAPGLVPESRPYRLRVALETDAQDVLSLLDRGAHRVALTAYRGPVLPESTSPGVEEFRETVRAALREVMLSEASLDVLLAYADIPEGQADAAALRLALEMLPARSPRRGGLVSRIERLENA; translated from the coding sequence ATGGCGGCCCGGTGGGAGACGTCACGAGGGGGTCCACCCGAGACCTCGCGTCTGCTGGTGGAGCGTGCGCACGAGGAGCTCATCGCCGGCAACCTCGACGACCAGCGCCTGCAGCAGGTGCGACCGCTGGTGCGGGAGTCGTGGGTCCGTTCCTGGCAGGGCCGCGTGGGCCCCGAGGGCGTGCCGGGGATCGAACTCGAGACCGAGGAGCTCGAGGCGTATCGGCTCGCGCATCCGCTCGCCTCCGCGATGGACATGATCCGTGCCCTGCTCCTCCCCGGGCACGCGGAAGACACCGGAGTCGTCATCGCCGTCGGCGACCGGGCCGGCCGCCTGCTGTGGATCGAGGGCGACCGGGAGCTGCGAAAGCTCACCGAGGCCATGGGCTTCATCGCCGGAGCGAACTGGGCGGAGGATGCCGTCGGCACCACCGCCCCCGGCACGGCGCTGACGCTCGGGCAGTCGGTGCAGATCCGCGGCGCCGAGCACTACAACAGACTCGTGCGCCCATGGTCGTGCTCGGCGGCACCGGTGCGCGACCCCGAGACGCAGCGGGTGCTGGGCGTGATCGACATCACCGGTGGTGACGATGTGGTCTCACCGCAGGCGCGGATGCTCGTCGATGCCACCGCTCGGGCGGTCGAGTCCGAGCTCATGGTGGCCCGTCTGCGGGCGCGCGCCGACACCCCGCGGCCGACCACGATCGCCTCGCGGGCCAAGCCCACCCGCCGCGCCACCCTGCACGTGCTCGGCAGGGACAAGGCCCGCCTCGAGACCGAGACCGATCTCGAGGAATCCGTGATCGATCTCAGCGCCCGGCACGCCGAAATCCTGCTGATGCTCGCCGTGCACCGCCAGGGGCTGTCGGCCGAACGGCTGAGCGAGCTGGTCTACGGCCCGGGGGCGTCCGCCGACACCCTGCGCCCCGAGATGGTGCGACTGCGCAAGGTGCTCGAGAAGCATGCCCCCGGCCTGGTGCCGGAATCGCGGCCGTACCGGCTGCGGGTGGCGCTCGAGACCGATGCGCAGGACGTGCTGTCGCTGCTCGACCGTGGTGCGCACCGCGTCGCACTCACCGCGTACCGCGGGCCCGTGCTGCCGGAGTCGACCTCGCCGGGGGTCGAGGAGTTCCGCGAGACGGTCAGGGCGGCGCTGCGCGAGGTCATGCTGTCGGAGGCGAGCCTCGACGTGCTGCTCGCCTACGCCGACATCCCCGAAGGGCAGGCGGATGCCGCGGCACTGCGTCTCGCCCTCGAGATGCTCCCGGCCCGGTCGCCCCGACGAGGAGGACTCGTGTCGCGCATCGAGCGCCTCGAGAACGCCTGA
- a CDS encoding PadR family transcriptional regulator, with protein sequence MDTTQLLKGVLDVAVLAVLRSEDGYGYDIVRRLRDAGLGDVGDASVYGTLRRLYAAGSVASYVVPSEGGPHRKYYAINPQGRAALDTQTVTWLDFAGAMSALLTADSGTGHPTIGENR encoded by the coding sequence ATGGACACCACCCAGCTCCTCAAGGGAGTGCTCGACGTCGCCGTGCTCGCGGTGCTGCGCAGCGAAGACGGATACGGCTATGACATCGTCCGCAGACTGCGCGATGCCGGCCTCGGCGATGTGGGCGACGCATCCGTCTACGGCACGCTGCGTCGGCTCTACGCCGCAGGGAGCGTCGCGAGCTACGTCGTCCCCTCCGAAGGCGGGCCCCATCGCAAGTACTACGCGATCAACCCCCAGGGCCGCGCGGCTCTCGACACCCAGACCGTCACCTGGCTGGACTTCGCCGGCGCGATGTCCGCCCTCCTCACCGCCGACTCAGGCACCGGGCACCCCACGATCGGAGAGAACCGATGA
- a CDS encoding CCA tRNA nucleotidyltransferase yields MLNMADGLARLGALAENPVVRTLAEAFSAAGYDLAVVGGPVRDALLGRPTHDLDFTTNARPDDILRIVTPISTAQWDIGRAFGTIGARVQGEQVEVTTYRADSYDGVTRKPTVEFGDTIDADLHRRDFTVNAMALLVPEVKLVDPTGGVEDLVGGVLRTPADPQISFGDDPLRMLRAARFSAQLGFRIDDGTAEAITQLRTTLGIVSPERIQSELVRLMQTDDPVRGIRVLVDTGLIEEFLPEVSALRLEVDEHHHHKDVYEHSLTVLSQAIALERSRHPGSAPDVPLRIAALLHDIGKPRTRKLEDGGAVTFHHHDVVGSRMARKRLQSLRFDTATTTSVATLIELHLRFFGYAEGAWTDAAVRRYVRDAGDELERLHILTRADVTTRNKRKAGRLASAYDDIESRIAALREQEELDSIRPELDGNRIQSILGIGPGREVGEAYRFLLELRLDEGVIGADAAEQRLREWWAARA; encoded by the coding sequence ATGCTCAACATGGCTGACGGCCTCGCCCGTCTCGGTGCGCTCGCCGAGAATCCGGTCGTCCGCACCCTCGCAGAGGCGTTCTCGGCTGCGGGCTACGATCTCGCCGTCGTCGGCGGCCCCGTGCGCGATGCACTGCTCGGTCGCCCCACGCACGATCTCGACTTCACCACGAACGCACGGCCCGACGACATCCTGCGCATCGTCACGCCGATCTCGACCGCCCAGTGGGACATCGGCCGTGCATTCGGCACCATCGGCGCGCGGGTGCAGGGCGAGCAGGTCGAGGTCACCACGTACCGCGCCGACAGCTACGACGGGGTCACGCGCAAGCCGACCGTCGAGTTCGGCGACACGATCGACGCCGACCTGCACCGCCGTGACTTCACCGTCAACGCCATGGCGCTGCTCGTGCCCGAGGTGAAGCTCGTCGACCCGACCGGGGGAGTGGAGGACCTCGTCGGCGGTGTCCTGCGCACGCCCGCCGATCCGCAGATCTCGTTCGGCGACGACCCGCTGCGCATGCTGCGGGCTGCGCGATTCAGCGCACAGCTCGGATTCCGGATCGACGACGGCACGGCCGAGGCCATCACGCAGCTGCGCACGACCCTCGGGATCGTGAGCCCCGAGCGCATCCAGTCGGAGCTCGTGCGGCTGATGCAGACGGACGACCCCGTGCGCGGCATCCGTGTGCTCGTCGACACCGGCCTGATCGAGGAGTTCCTGCCCGAGGTGAGCGCCCTGCGCCTCGAGGTCGACGAGCACCATCACCACAAGGACGTCTACGAGCACTCGCTGACGGTGCTCAGCCAGGCGATCGCGCTCGAACGGTCGCGCCACCCGGGCTCGGCCCCCGACGTGCCCCTGCGGATCGCCGCGCTGCTGCACGACATCGGCAAGCCGCGCACGCGCAAGCTCGAAGACGGCGGCGCGGTCACCTTCCACCACCACGACGTCGTCGGCTCGCGCATGGCCCGCAAGCGACTGCAGTCGCTGCGCTTCGACACCGCGACCACGACGAGCGTCGCCACGCTCATCGAGCTGCACCTCCGCTTCTTCGGATACGCCGAAGGCGCATGGACGGACGCCGCGGTGCGCCGCTATGTGCGCGACGCCGGAGACGAGCTCGAGCGCCTGCACATCCTGACCCGCGCCGACGTCACCACCCGCAACAAGCGCAAGGCCGGACGCCTCGCCTCGGCCTACGACGACATCGAGTCTCGTATCGCCGCGCTGCGCGAGCAGGAGGAGCTGGACTCCATCCGCCCCGAGCTCGACGGCAACCGCATCCAGAGCATCCTGGGGATCGGGCCGGGCCGCGAGGTCGGCGAGGCCTACCGGTTCCTGCTCGAGCTGCGACTCGACGAGGGCGTCATCGGTGCGGACGCCGCCGAGCAGCGCCTGCGCGAGTGGTGGGCCGCGCGGGCCTGA
- a CDS encoding alkaline phosphatase family protein encodes MTADEPQGTKDPSRRGFLKMGGAALAGAVIGGAGGAAIGAGVAAGDRRGFAADPDPFAALTPRSEPGFDHLVVVMGENRSFDNLLGYLYSTENLPASERFEGLAFGTHSNTARDGTVVDAHVYTGDTDRIMSLPDPDPGEEYPHVNTQIFGTVDPPGNADLFVDQMTAPFNAPTHGEKATMSGFLEDYIINFRRLRKGADPAPQEAAHIMGSFSPEMLPVLSTLAAEFAVFDHWFAGVPSQTFCNRSFFHASTSHGFVTNQAGGGYRKWIDAPAAPTVFNRLEDEKVSWKIYIDKLQLVSFTGMLHAAVLEKYWRTEHFGTMEDFYDDAKNGTLPAYAFIEPRMVYDHNDFHPPFGAPRESEADGEPVYDSAISDVRAGDRLIHDIYEAVRTSASPKGSNAVNTLLLITFDEHGGCYDHVPPPATTTPMPDTGPGEMGFTFDRLGCRVPAIAVSAYTKRGTIVHEEMHHGSVTATLSRLHGLKPLNDRDQSAKTLFEVVNLDKPRHPADWPITTPAYTPPNPEAREPTPGDPSELKPLTPPARGLLGLLIAKYGAPGEPEPETFADAYRLLHEHGEELFGPA; translated from the coding sequence ATGACTGCAGACGAGCCGCAGGGCACGAAGGATCCCTCACGGCGCGGGTTCCTCAAGATGGGCGGCGCGGCCCTCGCCGGTGCCGTGATCGGTGGGGCAGGCGGGGCGGCCATCGGTGCCGGCGTCGCCGCCGGAGACCGGCGTGGTTTCGCCGCGGATCCCGATCCGTTCGCCGCGCTCACCCCCCGCAGCGAGCCGGGCTTCGACCACCTCGTCGTGGTCATGGGCGAGAACCGGTCGTTCGACAACCTGCTCGGCTACCTCTACTCGACCGAGAACCTGCCCGCGAGCGAGCGGTTCGAGGGGCTCGCGTTCGGCACCCACAGCAACACCGCCCGCGACGGCACGGTGGTCGACGCGCATGTGTACACGGGCGACACCGACCGGATCATGAGCCTGCCCGACCCGGATCCCGGCGAGGAGTACCCGCACGTCAACACGCAGATCTTCGGCACCGTCGACCCGCCGGGCAACGCCGACCTGTTCGTCGACCAGATGACGGCCCCCTTCAACGCCCCGACGCACGGCGAGAAAGCCACGATGTCGGGGTTCCTCGAGGACTACATCATCAACTTCCGTCGCCTTCGCAAGGGCGCCGACCCCGCCCCGCAGGAGGCGGCGCACATCATGGGCTCCTTCTCGCCCGAGATGCTCCCGGTGCTCTCGACGCTCGCGGCGGAGTTCGCGGTGTTCGATCACTGGTTCGCGGGGGTGCCGTCGCAGACGTTCTGCAACCGGTCCTTCTTCCACGCCTCGACGTCGCACGGATTCGTCACCAACCAGGCGGGCGGCGGATACCGCAAATGGATCGACGCGCCCGCGGCGCCGACCGTCTTCAACCGCCTCGAAGACGAGAAGGTCAGCTGGAAGATCTACATCGACAAGCTGCAGCTCGTGTCCTTCACCGGGATGCTGCACGCGGCGGTGCTCGAGAAGTACTGGCGCACCGAGCACTTCGGCACGATGGAGGACTTCTACGACGACGCGAAGAACGGCACGCTTCCGGCCTACGCGTTCATCGAACCGCGCATGGTCTACGACCACAACGACTTCCATCCGCCGTTCGGAGCCCCGCGCGAGAGCGAGGCCGACGGCGAGCCCGTCTACGACAGCGCGATCTCAGACGTGCGCGCGGGCGACCGACTCATCCACGACATCTACGAGGCGGTGCGCACGAGCGCCTCCCCGAAGGGGTCGAACGCGGTCAACACCCTGCTGCTCATCACGTTCGACGAGCACGGCGGATGCTACGACCACGTGCCGCCTCCGGCCACGACGACGCCGATGCCCGACACGGGGCCCGGCGAGATGGGCTTCACCTTCGACCGCCTCGGATGCCGTGTGCCGGCCATCGCGGTGTCGGCGTACACGAAGCGCGGCACCATCGTGCATGAGGAGATGCACCACGGTTCCGTCACCGCGACCCTGTCGCGCCTGCACGGCCTGAAGCCTCTCAACGACAGGGATCAGTCGGCGAAAACGCTCTTCGAGGTCGTGAACCTCGACAAGCCGCGGCACCCCGCCGATTGGCCGATCACCACGCCCGCCTACACGCCGCCGAATCCCGAGGCGCGTGAGCCGACACCGGGCGACCCCTCCGAGCTGAAGCCGTTGACTCCGCCCGCCCGCGGCCTGCTGGGTCTGCTCATCGCGAAGTACGGCGCGCCCGGTGAGCCCGAGCCCGAGACGTTCGCCGACGCCTACCGGCTGCTGCACGAGCACGGCGAGGAGCTCTTCGGACCGGCCTGA
- a CDS encoding ASCH domain-containing protein — MNDPLAIDEFWRECRAAVPGLPEATPDAWAFGATPAQADDLLALVLDGTKTATASSLWDYEYAHDPVPEPGLLNIVLDGRGAPRALVETVSVDVIPFGDVSEAHAFAEGEGDRTLAYWRETHERFWRAHSEDPRGFDPSMPVVCERLRVIHTTNGSR; from the coding sequence ATGAACGACCCTCTCGCCATCGACGAGTTCTGGCGCGAATGCCGCGCCGCTGTGCCGGGGCTCCCCGAGGCCACCCCCGACGCCTGGGCGTTCGGGGCGACGCCGGCGCAGGCCGACGATCTCCTGGCCCTCGTGCTCGACGGCACGAAGACCGCGACGGCATCCTCCCTCTGGGACTACGAGTACGCGCACGACCCCGTTCCCGAACCCGGCCTGCTGAACATCGTTCTCGACGGACGCGGAGCACCGCGTGCTCTCGTGGAGACCGTGTCGGTCGACGTCATCCCCTTCGGCGACGTCTCCGAGGCGCACGCCTTCGCCGAAGGAGAGGGCGACCGCACTCTGGCGTACTGGCGCGAGACGCATGAGCGGTTCTGGCGTGCGCACTCGGAGGATCCGCGCGGCTTCGACCCGTCCATGCCGGTCGTGTGCGAGCGGCTCAGGGTGATCCACACCACGAACGGATCGCGCTAG
- a CDS encoding LLM class flavin-dependent oxidoreductase, which yields MKAFGFLSFGHYADVPGSATRTAGDMLKQTIEIAEGADEIGVNGASVRVHHWARQAASPMPLLSAMAARTKRIEVGTGVIDMRYENPFQFAEEAAALDLIADGRVALGVSRGSPETALRGYETFGFHDEEDPERGSVIAREKFDLFLRAIDGEGLAPGDPRMVGAGRYLAIEPQSPTLRDHIWWGSGSRATAEETGRKGLNMMSSTLLTEATGVPFHQLQREQIDLFRAAYKEAGHTGTPRVSVSRSVFPLVSDMDRAYFGLRSEENADQIGIIDGFRSTFGKTYAAEPDVLIRQLLADEAVMSADTLLLTIPNQLGPEYNLHVLEAFATHVAPALGWKPNTEGPVQGEAI from the coding sequence ATGAAGGCTTTCGGATTCCTCTCTTTCGGGCATTACGCCGATGTGCCTGGTTCAGCGACCCGCACGGCCGGCGACATGCTGAAGCAGACCATCGAGATCGCGGAGGGCGCTGACGAGATCGGCGTCAACGGCGCATCGGTCCGCGTGCACCACTGGGCCCGCCAGGCCGCCTCGCCCATGCCGCTGCTGTCGGCCATGGCCGCGCGCACGAAGCGCATCGAGGTGGGAACGGGCGTGATCGACATGCGCTACGAGAACCCGTTCCAGTTCGCCGAGGAGGCGGCCGCCCTCGACCTCATCGCCGACGGGCGCGTCGCGCTCGGCGTGAGCCGTGGGTCACCCGAGACCGCACTGCGCGGGTACGAGACCTTCGGTTTTCACGATGAAGAGGACCCCGAGCGCGGCAGCGTGATCGCACGCGAGAAGTTCGACCTCTTCCTACGGGCCATCGACGGTGAAGGCCTCGCCCCGGGAGATCCCCGCATGGTCGGCGCCGGACGCTACCTGGCGATCGAACCGCAGTCGCCGACGTTGCGCGACCACATCTGGTGGGGTTCGGGATCGCGCGCCACGGCCGAGGAGACCGGACGCAAGGGTCTCAACATGATGAGCTCGACGCTGCTCACCGAGGCGACCGGCGTGCCGTTCCACCAGCTGCAGCGCGAGCAGATCGATCTCTTCCGCGCCGCCTACAAGGAGGCCGGTCACACCGGCACTCCGCGCGTCTCGGTCAGCCGCAGCGTCTTCCCGCTGGTCTCCGACATGGATCGGGCCTACTTCGGTCTGCGCAGCGAGGAGAACGCCGACCAGATCGGTATCATCGACGGGTTCCGGTCGACCTTCGGCAAGACCTACGCGGCGGAGCCGGACGTGCTGATCCGGCAGCTCCTCGCCGACGAGGCGGTGATGTCGGCGGACACCCTGCTGCTGACCATCCCGAACCAGCTCGGGCCGGAGTACAACCTGCATGTTCTCGAGGCGTTCGCGACGCATGTCGCTCCCGCACTCGGGTGGAAGCCCAACACGGAGGGCCCGGTGCAGGGAGAGGCGATCTAG
- a CDS encoding DUF7059 domain-containing protein, producing the protein MTAVSDTPFPVPDPIHSAALAADLDAADLRSEPLRRLWGEEEDDALARGLREPILRSIAQDDGPLATLGRLLVLGMPQPLAAVDAALPTLGVDGLVALGLARVDAASVIPTALLRPQSFVDADGFGEWWIASDLDEAALDGALPADHVLGVGGASRTLAEIVMPIEVDRALDLGTGCGIQALLVARHARSVVATDISARALAFAELNAQLNGVSSIEFRLGSMFEPVAGETFDLIVSNPPFVITPRAEGVPEYEYRDGGLVGDALVEQFIATAPQHLTPGGSAQLLGNWESRGGQRALTGRAGLDRVSSWVPDELDLWVVQREELTPLAYAELWIRDGGTTPRDAAFTPLLRAWLDDFAARGVTAVGFGYILIRRPAYAGARLRRLERLPQPVSNVGSALRDGLAAHDLLAGGIPSMLLTAADVTEARHLLPGNDDPSIIELRQGGGFSRTLTVDPALAAFVGACDGDLTVMQIVAALADLFEVPLADLWADLEPRIRQLILDGLLVAGGR; encoded by the coding sequence GTGACGGCCGTGTCCGACACCCCGTTCCCTGTGCCAGATCCGATCCACAGCGCCGCGCTCGCGGCCGACCTCGACGCCGCAGACCTGCGCTCGGAGCCACTGCGCCGGCTGTGGGGAGAAGAAGAGGACGACGCGCTCGCGCGCGGCCTGAGGGAGCCGATCCTGCGCTCGATCGCGCAGGACGACGGACCTCTCGCGACCCTCGGCCGCCTGCTGGTGCTCGGGATGCCGCAGCCCCTGGCGGCGGTCGACGCGGCGCTGCCGACCCTCGGCGTGGACGGCCTCGTGGCTCTCGGACTGGCGCGGGTGGACGCGGCATCCGTGATCCCGACCGCTCTGCTGCGACCGCAGTCGTTCGTGGATGCCGACGGTTTCGGCGAATGGTGGATCGCCAGCGATCTCGATGAGGCGGCACTCGACGGTGCCCTGCCCGCCGACCACGTGCTCGGCGTCGGCGGCGCTTCTCGCACGCTCGCCGAGATCGTGATGCCGATCGAGGTCGACCGCGCGCTCGATCTGGGCACCGGATGCGGCATCCAGGCCCTCCTGGTCGCCCGGCACGCCCGCTCGGTCGTCGCCACCGACATCTCGGCGAGGGCTCTCGCCTTCGCGGAGCTGAACGCGCAGCTGAACGGGGTGTCGAGCATCGAGTTCCGCCTCGGCAGCATGTTCGAGCCGGTCGCCGGAGAGACCTTCGACCTGATCGTGTCGAACCCGCCGTTCGTCATCACCCCTCGCGCCGAGGGTGTGCCGGAGTACGAGTACCGTGACGGCGGCCTCGTCGGTGACGCTCTGGTGGAGCAGTTCATCGCCACCGCTCCGCAGCACCTCACGCCCGGCGGCTCGGCGCAGCTGCTCGGCAACTGGGAGTCCCGCGGAGGGCAGCGGGCGCTGACCGGTCGAGCGGGACTCGATCGGGTGTCGTCCTGGGTTCCCGACGAGCTCGACCTGTGGGTCGTGCAGCGCGAGGAGCTGACCCCTCTCGCGTACGCCGAGCTCTGGATCCGCGACGGCGGCACGACGCCACGGGATGCCGCCTTCACCCCGCTGCTGCGCGCCTGGCTCGACGACTTCGCCGCACGCGGGGTGACCGCTGTCGGCTTCGGGTACATCCTGATCCGACGTCCCGCGTACGCCGGTGCTCGGCTGCGCAGGCTCGAGCGGCTGCCGCAGCCGGTGTCGAACGTCGGGAGCGCGCTGCGCGACGGCCTCGCCGCACACGACCTGCTGGCCGGAGGCATCCCGTCGATGCTGCTGACCGCGGCGGATGTCACCGAAGCCCGCCACCTGCTGCCGGGCAACGACGACCCCAGCATCATCGAGCTGCGCCAGGGCGGGGGGTTCTCGAGAACGCTCACGGTCGACCCTGCGCTCGCCGCGTTCGTGGGCGCGTGCGACGGCGACCTCACCGTCATGCAGATCGTCGCGGCGCTCGCCGACCTGTTCGAGGTGCCGCTCGCCGACCTCTGGGCGGACCTCGAACCGCGCATCCGACAGCTCATCCTCGACGGCCTTCTCGTGGCGGGTGGTCGGTAG